In a single window of the Apium graveolens cultivar Ventura unplaced genomic scaffold, ASM990537v1 ctg1295, whole genome shotgun sequence genome:
- the LOC141699769 gene encoding uncharacterized protein LOC141699769 produces the protein IGVHKAVDAKIGGRHGDILQIEWMCPAKLTLDINWGVAARQGSIEATWRRVPTDPRFQAEPTDHSDSTTLIIPIEEKGNLLNNSSPFLTTSSVNDEIMSIPIDALNALNGVALGQGEPVVDLGMFMQWLDTDTVRKFFSGQSFTGIEPTKSVPRENPDQFYCVRENTGVVIPKPIAWTSSVPAQDVLDLDLLARLLQNPGDVEKLIKIYDSTAKGKSCASAIATIPESLLTFPRENTAPGHNSHCITGESSAPSITVSSMVTSSSNKSLINNDIPLPEATMTPMSPLYYSPSTNWESDIEIESPISENGTVAAMGLNPLVNDLVTLLMVNQQAAANMIAAFSHSTRPTNCSSLHANTQIVGQGPSTLNPHQEPCTYLNTPRGCRNDANCRYLHSKSDHTSPS, from the exons ATAGGTGTTCATAAGGCGGTGGATGCAAAGATAGGTGGAAGACATGGGGATATTCTACAAATAGAATGGATGTGTCCTGCAAAG TTAACTTTGGATATTAACTGGGGTGTGGCTGCTCGGCAAGGGAGCATAGAGGCTACCTGGAGACGTGTACCAACTGATCCTAG ATTTCAGGCGGAGCCCACTGACCATTCAGACAGCACAACCCTGATAATACCCATAGAGGAGAAAGGCAACCTGCTCAACAACAGTTCACCATTCCTGACTACTTCATCAGTGAATGATGAAATAATGTCCATCCCTATTGATGCCCTAAATGCTTTAAATGGCGTCGCATTGGGGCAAGGTGAACCTGTAGTTGATTTGGGCATGTTCATGCAATGGCTAGACACAGATACTGTTCGTAAGTTTTTCAGCGGGCAAAGTTTCACTGGAATCGAGCCAACAAAATCAGTTCCCAGAGAAAACCCTGATCAGTTTTACTGTGTCCGAGAAAATACTGGAGTAGTCATCCCCAAACCCATTGCTTGGACATCTTCGGTGCCTGCTCAGGATGTTCTTGACCTGGACTTGCTAGCGCGTCTCCTACAGAACCCAGGAGATGTGGAGAAACTGATAAAAATATATGATTCGACAGCTAAAGGAAAGTCATGTGCCAGTGCCATCGCAACCATTCCTGAATCGTTACTTACCTTTCCAAGGGAAAATACAGCTCCTGGACACAATTCACATTGCATTACTGGTGAATCCTCTGCCCCTTCAATAACCGTTTCTTCAATGGTCACATCAAGCAGCAATAAGAGCCTAATTAACAATGACATaccattaccagaagcaacaatgaCCCCAATGTCACCTCTGTATTACTCACCAAGTACCAACTGGGAATCGGATATAGAGATTGAGAGTCCAATCAGTGAAAATGGAACGGTTGCTG CAATGGGTCTGAATCCTTTAGTGAATGATTTGGTTACATTGCTAATGGTCAACCAGCAGGCTGCTGCTAATATGATAGCCGCCTTTAGTCACTCAACCCGTCCCACGAACTGCTCTTCGTTGCATGCAAACACTCAAATAGTTGGGCAAGGACCATCTACGCTGAATCCGCATCAGGAGCCGTGCACGTACTTAAACACTCCCAGGGGATGTCGAAATGACGCTAATTGCCGATATCTGCACAGCAAGTCCGATCATACATCACCGTCTTGA